The genomic DNA TGGCGACGCGGTCGTCGATCACCTGTTCTGCGTCGCTGTCGTACTCGACGCCGTCGACGAAGAGTTTGATGCCGTTGTCAGCGGGCGGGTTGTGACTGGCGGTGACCATCACGCCATGTCGGCCACGCGAGGCAAAAGCGAGCGCGGGCGTCGGTACCTGTCCGAGTCGGCGGACGTCGGCGCCGGCACTCTCGAGGCCGGCTTCCATCGCCGCCGCGAGCGCTGGGCCCGTTTCTCGACCGTCGCGACCGACGACGAACGTTTCGCCGGGCTCACCGGCGGCCTGGCCAACAGCGAGCGCAAGCGAGGGTGAGACGTCCTCGACCGGGCCGCGAATCCCTGCAGTCCCAAAAAGCGTCATGTGCGTTCGTTCCGCGAGGAACTACTTAGCCGCGTTGCAACATCCCTGTTTCGCCGATTGCGGCTGTCATGAGCCGACAAAAACGGCTGTGATACGCAGCGAGCGATTTCGTCAGTTCGACCGGGATGAATTTCTTATTCGGCGGGCAGATCGTCGATCAGGACGACGGCCTCGCCGTTGATCACGGTCGTGTCGTCGTCTTCGTCTCGGACGAGCGTCTCGAGTCGGTACTGGTCGTTCCCGAGGCTCTCGACGACTTCGACGCGCGCGGAGACGCGGTCGCCGATGCCGACGGGGCCGCTGAACTCGAGGTCCTGCGAGAGGTAGATCGTGAGTCCGGGAAGCCGCGCGAGGGCAGCGCTGATGAGCCCGGAAACGAGCGTGCCGTGGACGATGCGTTCGCCAAATCGTGTCTCAGACGCGAACTCGTCGTCGAGGTGGAGCCGGTTCGTGTCGCCGCTGACGGCGGCGAACGCCCGGATATCCTCGTCGGTGAGCGCCTTCTCGAAGGTGACGGTGTCACCGACGCTGATGTGGTCCGAATCGTCGACAGTCCGGTCGAACTGCCAGTCTAAATCGGAGTAGTCGATCGACGGAATCGACGGCGCAATTCGCTCTACCTCTGCGCCGTTGCTCTCCTCGGTCGAGGGCAACATTGCAGAGACAGCAGCACGATTCGCCGCGGTCGCCGTTCGAAGGAATCCTCGCGTCATCGCCGACCACGCGTCGGTCATCGCCGCAAGGTTATCCTCGCCCGCGTTCTGATGGGACATCTATAGACGGCTAAGTGTGGCGGCTATATGACTTCTTTGGCTGTTGCAAGTCTCATTTGTTGACGGAAAATCACAGTAACAGGCACTTAGAGGCGCTCTTCCTGGAAGTCTCTGCTTACAGGGTGGGGATGTTAGATCCACTTATCCACCGCGAGCGCTGTCTTTCACAGGGACGAAATGAATCTGATGGGCCATAGTAACCATCTCTTGCCATTAGATGGTATCTAGTGGAAAGCCTTATTGTGTATGCGACCCAACCAACAGGTGATGACGGACGACTCCGACCGATCGCTCTGGTTCCCGCCTGCGATGTTCACCGAGCAGATGCAGGAAGCAGGCGAGCAGGTCGCTGAATCCCAGCAGGAGATGATGAAACAGTTGCTGCAGGCCACGTCGGCAAACCCGCTCGAGAACACGTCGGCCTTCGGACCGATGAACATGGGCACGGCGACGTTCAAAGCCCGTGTCCAGAGCGGCGGTCGGATCAGCATTCCCGGTCCCGAACGGGAAGCCCTCGACATCGAAGAGGGAGATATCGTCCAGACCATCGTCGTCCCAGTCAAACGCAACCGAGAGGATTAACCATGACACAGAACCCATTCACCGCAGTCTTCGATGCCCAGCGCACCGCACTTGAACAGAGCCAGTCGTTCACCCACGATGCCCTCGATGCACAGCAGACGTCGATCAGCGTCTTTGCCGACGCCATCGAAACGTCGAGCTCGATGGTCGAATCCAACGCCGAACTGACCAAGGGCGCCGTCCACGCCTACTTCGACGCCCTCGAGGCCTCGATGCCCGAGGAGGCAGCCGACTTCGACGAACTCCGCGAACTCGTCGACGAAAGCGTCGACTCGGCCACCGAGGCCCAGGCGCAGTCGATCGACGCGATGCTCGAGGCCCTCGAGGAGTCGGAAGTCGCCTACGAGGAATTCGCCCAGAGCTACACCGAGGTCGTCGACACGTCGTTCGATGCGGCCCTCGAGGCCCACGAGCAGATCGAAGAGAACATGAGCGCCGTCGCAGAGAACGTCGAAGCGGCCACCGACGAGTTCGACGCCTCGGCGTAGACCGTCGACCGGGCCTAGCCTTTTGGTAGTCGATCCCCAATTTTATCACAATGACAGATTCACAGCCCCAGACACAGAACTGGAACGCGTTCGTCGAACAGTGGAACGAACAGTTCCTCGAGGCGCTCGAGGACAACATGGAAGCCCAGGCACAATTCGTCGAGAGTTGGTCGGAAACCGTCGGTGAGGTCAGCGAGGACACCGAACTGTCCGACGGCGTCGAGGGCTATGCCCGCGCCTACGAGACGTGGATGAACGCCTCCCAGCAGATGGTCGAGCGCATGAACGACCAGCTCGAGGGCGAAGACGTCGACGTCGAGGAGTTCCGCGACATCTGGCTCAACACGGCCAACGAGGCGTTCAAAGACGTCATGTCGACGACCGCCTTCGCGAAGATGACCGGCGAGACCGTCGGAGACGTCCTCGAACTTCAGCAACAGGCCGACGAGGCCTCTCAGGAGACGCTCCGGTCGCTCGGCTTTGCGACCGAGGACGACGTCGTCGAGATCGGCGACCGCCTCGTCGAACTCGAGCGCCGTCAGCACGCCGTCGAGGAGAAACTCGACCGCGTCCTCGAGCACCTCGACAACGAGCAATGAAGAACCCGTACGCAACCGCGCTGGAAATGCAGCGACAGGCCTGGGAGGCGACTGCCGACTTAGCCGAGAAGAGCCAGGTCGCCCCCGAGCGTACCGAGACACTCGAGAATGTCGAGGTCGGCCAGACGCCAAGCGAGGTCGTCTACGAGGAGAACAAACTCCGCCTCCTCCACTACGAGCCGAAGACCGAGGAGCAACACGACATTCCGATTCTCGTCGTCTACGCCCTGATCAACAAGCCGTACATCCTCGATCTCCAGCCCGACCGCTCTGTGGTTCAGACGCTGCTCGAGGCCGGTTTCGACGTCTACCTGATCGACTGGGGCGAGCCATCCAAACTGGATCGACAGCTCTCGCTCGACGATTACGTCAACCGATACATCGACAACTGTACCGACGTCGTCCGCGAGCGCTCCGGCGAGGACGCGATCAACATTCTCGGCTACTGTATGGGCGGGACGATGTCGGCGATGTACGCCGCGTTGCACCCCGAAAAGGTCAAGAACCTCTCCCTGATGGCTGCTGGCCTCTGTTTCGCCGGCGACGGTGGCGTCCTCGAACTCTGGGGTGCCGAGGACTACTACGATCCCGAGCGAGTCACCGAGACGTTCGACAACGTCCCAGCGGAGTTCTTGGATATCGGCTTCGCACTGATGGACCCCGTCGCGAACAACGTGACGAAGTACGTCCGATTCTACGACAACGTCGAGGACGAGGACTTCGTCGAGAACTTCGCCCGAATGGAACGCTGGCTCGACGAGGGGATCGACGTCGCCGGCGTCGCCTACGAGGAGTTCATCAGCGACATCTACCAGGAGAACAAACTCTACAACAACGAACTCGAGCTCGGCGGCGAGCACGTCGACATCACCAACATCGACATGCCCGTCCTCCAAATCGTTGCCGAGTACGACCACCTCATCCCGCCAGGAGCTTCCAAACCGTTCAACGAGAAGATCCCGTCCGAGGATACCGAGATCCTCGAGTTCGCGACGGGACACATCGGCATGTCCGTCTCCTCGCGGAGCCACGAGGAGCTTTGGCCGCAGGTCTGTGACTGGTTCGAAGCGCGTTCGAACGGCACGGAGGAACACGCTGAGCCGGAAATAACAGCATCCGAAGCCGAGGGCGTCGCGGGCGACGAGTCGGGAACAGTGGATCTTACCAACGGTGGCTCGAGCGTCGAGACGAGTTCTGATAGCGGTGCCCAGACGGACCTCGACTCCGTGACGAGTCCCGATACGGAGACAGATCTTGACGCAGAGACGAGCGAACTCCACGGTGAGGACCGGTCGGACGAGGAGATCGTCGAGCGCGGCGAAGCGGACGTGCAGGAAGAACCCGCAGAACCCGGCGAAATGAACGTCGACGAGGACGTCGTCGAGGAAGTTACGGACGAGGAACTCGAGTCCGAACCTGACGATTTCACGGAGCTGACCGGTGTCGGCCAGGCGTACGCCGAGGACCTCTCCGAAGCCGGTATCGATACGTTCGACCAACTCGCGGAGGCGGATGTCGCTGACCTCGCCGCCGAGACGGGCATCGCTCCCAGCCGGATCGAGGACTGGGTCGAACAGGCTCAAGAACAATAGGTAGCGACTACGGTCACAGGAGCCGTCAAGCAACGGCGGCTCAAGCAAATTCTCGCTTCGTATCCGATACCGATTCGACCGAACCAGCGACGGTAGTCTGTCGATCTACCATCGGAATCTGAGGCACACGCAAGTGCGTCCACCGCCTCGTCGTAATACTGTTATCACTCTCAGACAACTGACTAATAACACGTCATTATTTATCATCCGAGATTGAACATGTGAACTATGTCTATGGATGGTCGCACCTGTGTGATCACAGGCTCGGCGCGGGGTATCGGTCGCGGTATCGCAGAGTATCTCGGTGAAGAGGGGGCGAACGTTGTCATCAACTACCGATCGTCGGAAGAGGACGCACACGAGGCCGTCGACGCCATCGAATCGGCGGGCGGCTCGGCCGTCGCGGCCCAGGCCGACGTCTCCGACCGCGCGGCTGTCGAGCACATGCGCGAGGTCTGTCACGAGGCCTTCGGTCAGTGTGACGTGCTGGTGAACAATGCTGGCATCACCGCCGACAAGCAGTTCACCGAAATGTCTCGTGAGGAGTGGGACCGCGTGATGGACGTCAACCTCGGTGGGATGTTCAACTGTACTCAGGTGTTCTACGACGACATCTGGAACGCCGAAGAGGGTCGGCTGATCAACATCTCGAGTGTCGTCGGCAAACAGGGGAACTTCGGACAGGCCAACTACGCCGCCGCGAAAAGCGGGATGTTCGGATTTACCCGGACGATCGCCCTCGAGTTCGCTCAGGGCGGGTCGACGGCCAACTGTGTCGCACCCGGTTTCACTGCCACAGACATGGTCACGAGCGTTCCGGACCACGTGCTCGATCGGATCATCGCGGAGATTCCGCTCGAGCGGCTGGCAGAAGTCGAGGACATCGCCGCTGTGGTCCGGTTCCTCGCGAGTGAGGACTCGTCGTACGTGACGGGAGAAGTGATCGACGTCAACGGCGGGATGGACCTGTAGGACGGACTCGAGTGTCACGCAGTCTCGAATCGTCTCTGCTGCTCTGATCGACTGGGTGTGGTCTCTTTCGGTGTTCGAACGCCGTCGCGAGCGGAAACACGGTTCATGTCTCGAACCGGCCAAC from Natrinema sp. HArc-T2 includes the following:
- a CDS encoding MaoC family dehydratase, with the protein product MSHQNAGEDNLAAMTDAWSAMTRGFLRTATAANRAAVSAMLPSTEESNGAEVERIAPSIPSIDYSDLDWQFDRTVDDSDHISVGDTVTFEKALTDEDIRAFAAVSGDTNRLHLDDEFASETRFGERIVHGTLVSGLISAALARLPGLTIYLSQDLEFSGPVGIGDRVSARVEVVESLGNDQYRLETLVRDEDDDTTVINGEAVVLIDDLPAE
- a CDS encoding AbrB/MazE/SpoVT family DNA-binding domain-containing protein, giving the protein MTDDSDRSLWFPPAMFTEQMQEAGEQVAESQQEMMKQLLQATSANPLENTSAFGPMNMGTATFKARVQSGGRISIPGPEREALDIEEGDIVQTIVVPVKRNRED
- a CDS encoding poly(R)-hydroxyalkanoic acid synthase subunit PhaE; translated protein: MTDSQPQTQNWNAFVEQWNEQFLEALEDNMEAQAQFVESWSETVGEVSEDTELSDGVEGYARAYETWMNASQQMVERMNDQLEGEDVDVEEFRDIWLNTANEAFKDVMSTTAFAKMTGETVGDVLELQQQADEASQETLRSLGFATEDDVVEIGDRLVELERRQHAVEEKLDRVLEHLDNEQ
- the phaC gene encoding class III poly(R)-hydroxyalkanoic acid synthase subunit PhaC, with protein sequence MKNPYATALEMQRQAWEATADLAEKSQVAPERTETLENVEVGQTPSEVVYEENKLRLLHYEPKTEEQHDIPILVVYALINKPYILDLQPDRSVVQTLLEAGFDVYLIDWGEPSKLDRQLSLDDYVNRYIDNCTDVVRERSGEDAINILGYCMGGTMSAMYAALHPEKVKNLSLMAAGLCFAGDGGVLELWGAEDYYDPERVTETFDNVPAEFLDIGFALMDPVANNVTKYVRFYDNVEDEDFVENFARMERWLDEGIDVAGVAYEEFISDIYQENKLYNNELELGGEHVDITNIDMPVLQIVAEYDHLIPPGASKPFNEKIPSEDTEILEFATGHIGMSVSSRSHEELWPQVCDWFEARSNGTEEHAEPEITASEAEGVAGDESGTVDLTNGGSSVETSSDSGAQTDLDSVTSPDTETDLDAETSELHGEDRSDEEIVERGEADVQEEPAEPGEMNVDEDVVEEVTDEELESEPDDFTELTGVGQAYAEDLSEAGIDTFDQLAEADVADLAAETGIAPSRIEDWVEQAQEQ
- a CDS encoding beta-ketoacyl-ACP reductase, which gives rise to MSMDGRTCVITGSARGIGRGIAEYLGEEGANVVINYRSSEEDAHEAVDAIESAGGSAVAAQADVSDRAAVEHMREVCHEAFGQCDVLVNNAGITADKQFTEMSREEWDRVMDVNLGGMFNCTQVFYDDIWNAEEGRLINISSVVGKQGNFGQANYAAAKSGMFGFTRTIALEFAQGGSTANCVAPGFTATDMVTSVPDHVLDRIIAEIPLERLAEVEDIAAVVRFLASEDSSYVTGEVIDVNGGMDL